In a single window of the Syntrophorhabdaceae bacterium genome:
- the nhaA gene encoding Na+/H+ antiporter NhaA, producing MGTELTKIFQDFVKNEKTGGFVLVFSTLASILVTNTPLGVYYRGFWDYNLQITLPFTTLSHSIAEWINDGVMTVFFLLVGLEIERELYAGELAQPRKAVLPVMAAIGGMVVPALIHLAFNTGAPTQAGFAVPMATDIAFSLGVLSLLGRRVPVSLKVVLTALAIIDDLGAILIIAFFYVRAFSCLSLACALAIFALLIALNRLNNKIISIYLVAGVFMWFFMLKSGVHPTITGVLLAFAIPYGKGNQSSPSYKVERFLDRPVPLIIVPLFVLANTAILFSPGWYETLMDRNTWGIFLGLLLGKPVGIMLFAFLAVKLGMGRLPGDLGWRHIVGMGLLGGIGFTMSIFITNLAFGDPVLVRNSKVAVLAASVAASLCGLFLLYSAKRIRVREGR from the coding sequence ATGGGGACGGAGCTTACAAAAATTTTTCAGGATTTTGTAAAGAACGAGAAAACGGGCGGCTTCGTGCTCGTCTTCTCGACCCTGGCATCCATTCTTGTTACGAATACCCCGCTGGGCGTTTACTACAGGGGATTCTGGGATTACAACCTTCAGATCACGCTGCCCTTCACGACCCTGAGCCACAGCATCGCGGAGTGGATAAACGACGGGGTAATGACGGTTTTTTTTCTCCTCGTGGGACTGGAGATCGAAAGGGAGCTTTACGCCGGGGAGCTGGCACAGCCCAGAAAGGCGGTCCTCCCGGTAATGGCAGCCATTGGGGGAATGGTGGTGCCTGCCCTGATACATCTCGCTTTTAACACAGGCGCCCCTACGCAGGCGGGCTTCGCAGTTCCCATGGCAACGGATATCGCCTTTTCCCTCGGCGTCCTCTCCCTCCTCGGTCGAAGGGTCCCCGTTTCTTTGAAAGTGGTTCTCACCGCCCTCGCCATCATCGACGATCTGGGCGCCATACTCATCATCGCCTTCTTCTATGTACGGGCATTTTCATGCTTATCGTTGGCATGCGCCCTGGCCATATTCGCGCTCCTCATCGCCTTGAACAGACTGAACAACAAGATCATTTCGATCTATCTGGTCGCCGGAGTGTTTATGTGGTTCTTTATGCTGAAATCAGGAGTTCACCCCACCATCACGGGCGTATTGCTCGCCTTTGCAATCCCTTACGGCAAGGGTAATCAGTCCTCACCCTCTTACAAGGTAGAGCGGTTTCTCGACAGGCCGGTGCCTCTCATAATCGTCCCCCTTTTCGTCCTCGCCAACACGGCAATTCTTTTCTCTCCCGGCTGGTATGAAACGCTTATGGACCGTAACACGTGGGGCATTTTCCTGGGGCTCCTTCTGGGAAAACCGGTCGGTATTATGCTATTTGCCTTTCTCGCCGTAAAATTGGGTATGGGAAGGCTGCCCGGCGACCTCGGGTGGAGGCATATAGTGGGCATGGGGCTGCTGGGAGGGATCGGTTTCACCATGTCCATATTCATCACCAACCTGGCCTTCGGTGATCCGGTGTTGGTCAGAAATTCCAAAGTGGCTGTTTTAGCCGCCTCCGTGGCCGCCTCTCTTTGCGGTCTCTTTCTGCTATATTCCGCAAAACGTATACGGGTCCGGGAGGGCCGATAA
- a CDS encoding methyltransferase domain-containing protein — protein MVKWDPVRYAQSSSAQVAWAKEIVEKLDLTGKEHILDLGCGDGKVTVELLSHVPSGSVTGMDSSAEMISYAKETYPPELYPGLSFIQADARTFAVDRQAHLVFSSAAIHWIDDQKSVLKRVHGALLTGGRLIATTGGTGNAAGIIASVTEITKRPLWAPYFAGFEAPYFFRGPEEYFQWLRAARLTPLRVALVEKEMVHKDRAGLAAWVRTTWMPFTERIPEEGREEFIKEVVDCYIDTHPVDETGATHVKMVRLEVEAIKE, from the coding sequence ATGGTGAAATGGGACCCTGTTCGGTATGCACAATCGTCTTCCGCTCAGGTAGCCTGGGCAAAAGAGATAGTAGAAAAACTCGACCTGACGGGAAAGGAGCATATCCTCGATCTCGGATGCGGGGACGGCAAGGTGACCGTGGAGCTTCTTAGCCACGTGCCCTCAGGCTCCGTCACCGGCATGGACAGCTCCGCCGAAATGATATCTTACGCAAAGGAAACTTATCCCCCCGAGCTTTATCCCGGCCTTTCCTTTATTCAGGCCGACGCCCGCACCTTCGCCGTTGACCGGCAGGCCCACCTCGTCTTCTCGAGTGCGGCCATCCATTGGATAGACGACCAAAAGTCCGTGCTGAAACGTGTCCATGGCGCGCTCCTGACGGGCGGAAGACTCATCGCCACCACCGGGGGAACGGGAAACGCCGCGGGGATCATTGCATCGGTAACCGAGATCACGAAAAGGCCTTTATGGGCCCCTTACTTTGCCGGGTTCGAAGCCCCTTACTTTTTTCGCGGACCTGAGGAATATTTCCAGTGGCTGAGGGCCGCCCGGCTCACACCGCTAAGGGTCGCCCTCGTTGAAAAAGAGATGGTCCACAAGGACCGCGCCGGGCTTGCCGCCTGGGTGAGGACCACCTGGATGCCTTTTACCGAGAGGATACCGGAAGAGGGGCGGGAAGAGTTCATCAAGGAAGTAGTGGACTGCTATATCGACACCCATCCCGTGGACGAGACGGGCGCGACCCACGTGAAGATGGTCCGCCTCGAAGTGGAAGCGATCAAGGAATAG